The region AGAAACGGGTAAACAAAAGTGGCAATGACAGTAAGTTGCAAATCTAGGAATAAAGTTGTTGAGGAGAAAGTAACGCGAGACTTTCAAAATAGTAATCATTAACGTTACCAcagaaaaattaaaagaaatgacTATATGAGAAGAATCTGAAGTGAGCAAGAAGAAATTAAGAAATTTAAATCAGAAACttaggttggggggggggggggggggttaactgTTCATTTGTGAGAGTTCATGGTCAGACTTTTGAGATGGCACAGCAAAAGAGATTAATATTTGATGAGCAGGGGAAACTCTTGGAATTCAATTACTGTCCGAAAAGTGACAGATTTTGACCTGGAAGATGACGAGGAAGAGGTTCTTCTGCTCGCTCTGGGCCGACTCCACCTTCTCCTGCAGCTTCTCGATCTGTTCCTCCAGCTGAACCTCCTCGTCCTCGCTGTTCTTCTCCATGTCTTCTTCGTCCCCGCTGTCCCTCGGCTGCTCGACGTAAGCAGACAGGTAGACAGACTTATGTTGAAATCCACCCACAAATCTTTTGTGAGTAGTAACGGAGATGCAACAAGTTGGGAAACGAGTGTGAAGTTTGACACGTCTACCAATATCCCACTGCTGAGACAAAATAACCTTGGTGTCAGAGGCCTGTTGATATCTGAGCACCTGCAAATAAACTCAACATTAAGAACCGAGATGTCTGCAAATCTAAAGACTTGTGAAGAGACTACTGATACAAAACACACAATGTGTTATATGAGACGTATTCCATATGAAATCTCTTGTATTATGTCTATAATAGAGGCTGGTGCCTATGCTGTTGATGTGCAAGTGTTGATACCAAAACTCAGCAACACTGTTGTTTAATGTTGATACTAAAACTCAAAAACAATGTTGGGGAATGCTGAATGTTGATTAGGAAACACATAAATATGAGATGGAGTTTCAATCTTGAGGGCACACCGGGGATAGAGCGCTAAGCTGCAGCAACAGGTACTTCATTAACTCGATCTTATACAATGGATCTCCTAAACTGGGCCTTCAGAGCAATCGATCAGACCATCTTCACTCAACGTCCAGGAACTGGGGAGCCACAATGCCCCTCGCGGGACCTCTCTCACAGGGTACACAATGGATGCCTGGAGCAAGTGACGCGTCATGTGCCTTGACGTGTTGTACCTCTCCATCGCCATCGGCTGGCTCTCTCCAACCCTCATGGGGCTGTACATCTACCATAAGCTGAAGGAAATGACCTTGGAAAACAACCAGAGGGGTGGAAGCAGAGAGCCCAGAGAGATGAAGACAATGCTCCATCATGGTCAAGCTAAGGAGGCCAGCATGGGAGACGAATAGCAGCGATCGGTCGGTCGGTGCAAGTGCCGCCTGGTACTGGGGACAGTGCCCGTGGTGCCTGCAAGATTGTGACtccaaattaaaattgactaacTTGTACCCTCTTGTTTTGTTGCTTCTCTAGTTTGTCCTTGGCCTCTTCCAGCTCTGTCTGGATCTTCTGGACGTGTTTGTTCATTTTCCGGATGGTCGAGTGCAAAATCTCCCATATGTAAAGTCTGGGTCAGATGAAAAAGAGAATGTAGACCATCTCGTTTGTGGACGTGGATGAAAAAGTAGACTCAGTACATACCTGGTGAACTCGTGAGCCATGTCCTGAGAGAAAAGCCAGTTGGCCACAGCAGCGCAGTCCACAATCTGCGTGCGGATCATTTTATCCACCAGCACTGCGATCATCTAAAAGGATTCAAATGTTCCAAAACGTGAGCCGACAACCAGCAGACTGACATTTCCTGCTCATTGAAGGGTAGGGGCTGGGGCAGGTTTGCGTCCTACCTGTGGGTGGTTCTTCCACGCCTGGTAGACCACCTTGAGAATGTGCAGTTTGCCTTCGTCACTATCTGTGAGATTCTTCAAGATCTCGTGAAACCTGCAGGCAAGACCAGCATATATCTATTATTAGTGGGTTCACTTTGGAAAATAGCTAAAACGACAGTAAACCCCCACTATTGGGGGTTAGGTGGTGTCTGTAGATTGTACACTGATCTCGTTGAGTGGATCAAAACCGTTCCATGTTTTACATCATATGCAAAGTTGGTGATCGACTATTGTCAAATCTGAGCAATGTTTCAATGAGGTCATTGATCATTTTTACGAAATAAGACAATGGAGAAAACAACCGGGTTCATCCACGCGTATTCCTTTAACAATTTGCTTACACACACTGCATAATGACAGCTGTTACATATTCTGACTTTGTCAAGTGAGGTAACCAAATTCCAAAAAGCTCTCATGTAACATGAACACCCAGACTTTGAGCATTATTGATTAAGTGGCACGTTTTCAAGGCTCTGGGGTGAACTTACTTGCCAAGGGCGCTGAACGAATGGCTGAATGATTTGGCGGCCAGGTGAAGAAGGGTCTGCAAGAAGACGTCCACCTTCAGCGGATTAAAACTCTCGCCTTCGTCTGCCAGGAGACAAAGAAGCGTAAATGTCCAATATTTACGTTCATGGGCCTAAATCATGACAGTGTAAAAGATGTTAAATAACTTAAAAAAACTAACAACCGTCGTCGTCATCCTGGTTGGGGTTGGGCACGTCTTTGAGGATAGTGAGAATCTCCTCATTGGATGCTCGGTTCTTGATGGCGTTGCAGACGATGATTGAGATGGGGTAACCCGGCAACAGTGCTGAGACATAAAAATGTGGATATAACCTTTTTCAGATCTTTTGGCCGTTTCTAAACAACGACAAAAAGGCTTACAAGCATTTTCGGTCTCATATTTGTAAACGAAGATAGGGTCGGCTGGAATGAGAGCGGCGAAGGTGGGCGGGACAATTTCCACAATTCTCTGGTGGTAGGACAACCTGCGTAACGCACATTCATccattcacagaaaaaaaagacatgttaTATATTTACATCATAAAGTAGACACCTCAAAAGCACcatatttacatatttaatATACTTGAGAATTACAAAAATGTATCTTATCTAAACTATACTTAcattaaaatatacatataatataCACAAATTACAACTGTCACAAAAGCTATGAAATGTTCTCCTTTTCCTTTACAGCAAGGATATCCAAACTATGGCCCACAGGCCCATTTTGGGGGTGACGTCatagtgcctccccagtcatgaacctcaccgcacctCACTGGTATCTAGTATATGCATCTATTGCACCCCAATGACACCATATTTAATGGCCTCTTATGTAACACATTTGTATTACATTTGTATTTAATCACGGGGAAATAATTCCATACCTCATAGACTTCTCCAGAACCTCTTTGACAAATTTGGGTTTGGGTTTCTCCAGATCCAATGTCAAACAGTCAGCCCTTCACAAAATCGACACAACAAAGGGTCAATCGAGCCTGCTGACGATAAATATTCAGATTTTATATTTAGAAGCTTCGCTGCTCACCAGTCATCCCAGCTCCATCGAAACTGGAAGTTGCTCAAATGGTGGGAGAACCAGTTGATTAGTCTGAAACCAAGATAAGGGCCAGGGTAAGTGTGGCCCTTCATCGCAGCGGAGGAAAAGACGCATTACCTGTCGATACAGGTGGTGTTCATAGTGTCCAGTCGCATATAGAGCATCTCTGTGGCTTGAGCCAACTGAGGTGCTGAGTTAAAGAAACATTCAATGTCCATTCAGTATTTCGAGGCCCAGCATCTATCATACCAATATTTCAGGCTCATTTCACGGAAATTCCTTGGGGTTGTTGGTTCAAGAACAAATCTTGAAAATGGATATCAAGTGGCACTTTCAACCAAAGGTAGACTTGGTGGGCCAGCCAATCATGACTGAGAACATATGTGGCAGAATTTGACTTTGAAAGTAGAAACAAAAGATTGGCCATTTCCTGTCAAATGCACCAGTCGGCCTCAAATtgggtaaacaaacaaaaaaaaaaatagacaggaTTCTTGCCCATATGAGAGTAATTCAGAAttgattattaaaaacaatgtcatttcttttctaaTACAGGTTAGGATACAACTTGTGGTAGTGAGCCTGGCTGCAGTTTACACAGTTCAATCAGCAGCGACGTGTACATTACATCAATGTGAGGCGGAGAGGGCAGCTGAAAAAGTTCTCCAAAAATCACCTGAAGGTGGAAGGAGAATATTGTCAAAATATGGGTTACATATGATTTTGTTAATTATAGCAAAGAAATAAGCACACCTCCACAATGTGATAGTTGAGCGGGATCTTATTTTTGCCGGGGTAGCTGAGCAACTGAGCGGCGCTGTAATGTAAACAACAAGTAAAGTTTTTTTGTGTATACAAGGATGCCTTGCCTGATGAGAAACATTTTTATGACCATAGTTCCAAAAACTTCAAAACATAGTATTTTCCTATTAAAATAACAGAAAATTCAATTAATCTGTTCCAACCAAATGAAAAGCTCCAATGAAAAATTATAGATGAACTATGGATAGAGCTTTACCAAGTTCTGCGTTCTTTCCAGTGAGTCTTCATGATGCAGTGCAAGTTCTCTTCGATGACATACCGCTCCACAGAATGACTGCCGGGCATGACCGGACCCTGATAGCAACATACAGTGGTCACAAGATAACAATACATGAATAATAAACACATAATAAAGAGAGCATTTGACAACTAAGACAGTAGGGCacagttataaaaaaataaaaaataataataaagtaaaaattAATAATGGAcctatttcatttttaatgcaCCACTAAGAGAGGTTCCCAACAGACTGTGAAAAGGTCTTAAGTGGCTATGGACTGATGTGACCTCGAATAGTGTGGATGGTGTGAAATGGTGTCAGCAATGCTGTggggcaaaaaaataataatttgcgccgagcactttttttgtGATTGATGTGGTCATGTTCATCAACTTAACAAAACAGGCCAACTAAAATACATGTcatatttattgcttaaaaaaaGTATTGTCCCGAGTCTTAACAAAAAGACGCTACTCAAAATTACTCCTCAAATGAAGTCATTGATTAGCTAAATTGAATTAATTGCAAGAGCCTTGACCTGTGATTATTATCTCAGGGTGCAGCAGTCATGTGCCAAAATGGTTTACCTCGGGTGCGTCCGTGTAGTCGAACATGCGGAAGATGATGCGGGGCATGGGGTACTGTGCGTTGGGCATGTGTCCTGGCGGCGTGAAGGGCGGCAGGTTATGCTGCAGAGCCTCGCACAGCACGCTGTCAAAGGCGATGTATGGACGCAGGATATGACGCTCCTGCCAGCGGTCCTTCTTCAGCTTCTGGATCTGTGCCCAAAGGCAGTCCAGGTACTGCCAGGACACATATTCTGGGTTAGGGttgagatttgtttttatttaattgtctTAGTTGTCAATTTCTCACCTCTTCTTGAGGGTGGGGCTTCTCAGCAGTCCACACCTGAAGCATTGGGAGATGAGTCTTAACTCGCCTCCTGAAAAGAACAGGAAGAAGATGAACCCTCAGTCGTCAATGTCTCATGAACGTAACAAGCAGGGACCATTTATGGTGAAAATAGAAGGTTAGTAAAGCATCCTAGGAACAatgatgaaaaataaattaatcctACGACATTAGTCAGCCACAATTATTTAAggatttaaacaaaaaaagtaacCTCACCAGAACAGATTTTAGACAAAGTTAACATTGACGAAATCGGAATGAAATCAGACAAACAATGTCATATTTCCCAAAAAGAAAACTATTAGTTTCCACAAAAAAAGTTATAATCTTGGAACAATTGTGCATTTAGGAGTAAAAATTGATAAGTAAATAATAATTGTAAATAGTAATTGCAAATAGtaaataattgtgaaaataAGTGATCTTGTGAATATACATCTACCTTCTACCCGAGTTTCAAAAAGTAATATTGCATAGAACTATATATTTTCAGCTAGCACAGTTAGGACTTTTTGTAGTTTTGTAAGAGATGCACTCTTATCATAACTAAGTTGTGTTAAGgtgttttcatttgaatttttaaAACTATCTTAATCTTGCAAGACTAGAGGTGATGTTTAAAAGAATTCTGAGTCAGTCAATTAAACAAATATGAATTCAAATATTCTTATGAGCTTGGAGTCCCATTTCAAAGTAAAAGCAAGTAATTTTGTGGTTAAGTCATATTTTGTTAGAAACCGTAGAAAATAAAGTCACACTTGGATTAACAttctatttgttccattattcaTAGCCTAAAGAAAATAGATTTAATTCTGGAAAATGGTTCATAAgtttctaagaaaaaaaaaccccgtcaAGCTGTTAAGGGTGACGTGAGTTTTGTTCAAGTCAAGTCCTACTTGAGGTAGCCTTCAATCTGGCTGAGGAGTCGGTCCATCTCCACATCCTTCTTCTCATAAAGTTCCTTGCCCACCCATGGCAGGCAGGACAGCACCACGTACACAAACCAATCCGATCGAACCTTTGCATCCAAAGACACAAGAACCACTTTATGACACCTTATCAAGTGTGTGTGATAACTCAAATGAAAATACCTGTGGCACATCTTCCTCCTGCATAACACTGACAAAGTTCTCAAACATGGCCACCATGGATGGAGCGGCAATCACGTGGCAGTTGACCAAGTCGGACAGGAAGCGCACCTAAACGAGACATGTTAATAGCACAAAAAGACTGCAGCTGTGGTGGTGTGTTGCACTAGTTTACCAAGTAAACGGCCTCGTTGTAGAGGTTGTTCTTCAGAGTCTCTTTCAGCTGCCGGATCATGGCCTCCACAAACTCGCCGCCAAAGTTGTAGTTCCTGGCGTTGAGGAGGCCCACTAGCGTCGTGTACACAGTCAGCTTCTCGGGGAGGAGGCGAGCCCTGCCGATGCGACACAGTTAATTACAGCCACTAcactaagtgtgtgtgtgtgcgtgcgtttgcgACTGCGTGTGAGATGAGTCGTTTGACTTACACTGAACATAAAATGCgaaggattttgtttttgtagttAGGAAGGTCAGCCTCCAGCACGCCGGCGAGCCCTTCCAGGTTGCTCTCTAAGGACGACTTGCTCTGTCCAAACAAACATTAAAACACAATTGTTGCTTGTTATTTGGAATCTTATCGAATGCTAAAAGTCTCAGTAAATATGTTAAGTTTGCATAACCGCTTTGCAAATATCCCCTTGACGTGCAACATGGCTTTCAGTACAATAGAGTTACCTTTTCTCCCACATTGCATATCAAAGACTCCAGGCTGTCTTCAATATCGGTGGCCTCGGAGGTTCTCCTCCTCTTGTGATCCTGGCCTTCTGTTGATTCCACATTGGAGAAGCCAAAATGATCATAGCTGTTAGTGTTAACAGTGTGGCAGTCACCAAGTTCAATTGTGTCTCAGTGTGAGAAATACTGCCGTATTTTTGACGTGCTTAGTTGTAAGCGATTGACCTTTAAGCAGGGCTGCACAATACATCgaaaaaatatcaatattgAAATAGTTTTTGGATATATTGTGCAGCCCTACTTAAACCTGTGCAATGTGCCTATCTCAAAAACATGCATCTTTTTAATGGGATTGTATGCTTTTATCTGGACTGGACTAGGCTAGTTAGACGCAAACCTATATGTGGATTGCCATCCAATAGTTGAACATCATCAAGGTTACTTCCAATTATCTAAGAATGCATTTAGATTGGTTATTTtccagcataaaaaaaataaatccctgGATAGTAAAAATGCAATTTCCCCCCAAATTTACGTTAACTATTGTAATAAGGTCGATATTGCAATATTCAACAGCCATATCACATATCGCATGTTTTTTCGCACAACCTTATTTTTAAGAGTAATGTTGTAAAATTAGTTTAGATTATTTGAGACATAAGATCATACTTTCGGATATATTTAGGTTTTGAATATGAGGCAATTCTAAACATTTATTTTGGGGGCGTGGCGGCTACTACTGGCGAGTTCTGTCCCTCGCAGTGTTGACTGGAATTtcatacaaaacaaacacgCTCATTTCATTTTCGTATTTGAATATAGACAATTTCTACTTGAAGCTATGACCAAAAAGTATTTTACTGCACGATTGTTTCtttctagtgtgtgtgtgtttcagtctgtgtgtgtgcgcgtgtgttttaaaatgacaaaagggtAAATAAACATGTCTGCCTCTGGTACTCGATGCTACCGCAAAAGCTAAAAACATTCCCCATGAACGAAACATATATGACAGTATTGTAACTATGCAAATACATTAGTGGTCAAAAATAAGAACGAACGATTACGTTTTAAGAATATTTCATTTCCTCTCCAATACAGTTTACAAAAGAAATGTGCAGCGAGAAGCAGAGTTAACCAATCCAATTGGTTACTTGCGACTGGCCGCAATACATTTGCCCCAACGTGCAAAAACGACTACGTAAAAGTCCAACTTACCGTCATAGGAGTCGCTATGTCGTCTCCTGGACATGTTTTAATCCGTTTTGCCTTGAGGAGTGAGCGAAAAAGATACAAACTAATGTGGCCTAAAACGGAAAATAGCGCCTTTTCATGTATAAATTCAACTCGCAGGTAACGTGCGACAAACGACCTAGCTTAGCCGCCGGCCCATTCAAGCAAGACACACTTCCGGTAACGAGAGTCAAGTTTTTTTGGTTGTGAAAATAGCTATTAAATGGATAATAATTGACTTTAGTTCTTTATATAGTAAGGTAGGACTAATACTATTGTAAATAGATGATacctcaataaaaataaaaatccgtaAGAAAAAGGGGCCCATTTAAGTGGAGCACATATAAAATCAATTGGTGCAACCGCCTTTTCCTTCCTCTTTGTTGCACGGACTTACTATTTCAAATGACTTGTTGGCGCTGAGCTTTGACGGCGAAGGTTACGAGTCTACGACAAATGTTACATTTTCTGTTGCtattttgatattatttttaGAGTAAAATCCTAACTATATCCAACTTGTTCCCATTTTTTATTTCGTTGGGCCTAACGCTTAAAATGTTATGTATGCTATTGTCGAACATGTTTCAACGTGAATAATATAATTCCTTGATCAAAAAAGGTATgtgttaaaattaaataaaaattaaattaacaagttgTTCATCGGGCCCATTCAAGTGAGACGCACAACTAAAGTGCAACCAACTATTCCGTCCGTCCTGTCAAGTCGGAGATTGTCTAGCGACAAGAGCTACTAAGAAAATAAACATGACTTTAGTCTGTTCTGAGTTTCTAGCCTGGGATCTAGAAAATGCGTGTGCGCCTACTAACGTAATGAAAGAGGAGAAACAGCTCTGTGCGTCGCTAAGAAAATTCTACAATCTAAACAAAAGGAAGGTGAGTAGGGAAACGTGTTAAATCTCTACGTTTTATGCAAGTCCCAAGTTACTGGGGCAGAAATCAAGCAAATTAAGTCAACTCTTCACATTTTCGTAAATTGAACTGCAAACAGTGTATTATGGAAGCTGCTAAAGAGACTTGATGAAGATACAAAAGACAAAGAAATATAGTGAGAACTATTAGCGATTTGTCAAAAGTTTTAAACTATAAGTATACTGTAAACTACCCTTTAATATCGTTTCAAACTCATATACAGCATTACCTTAAAAGTACGGATTTGATTTGGAAAATAATGCCCTGTGGTTGGCATGTAAATGTCATGCAGCAAAGTCTCTCTGTAACTTTCTCTAACAACTCGGCTGAACTTAGCTCCTCAATCGACATACTATGTTAGCCTCAGAGTTAAGCTGTGTCACTGAAATATCACTGAAATTGTGTCCTATACGTATAATACGATACTTACTTGACACACTACTAGCCAGAGTGTTGCGCCATCTTGTGGAGGATGAATTCCCCAGAAATATTCATGAAGAGGTAAGCGCGTGCGTATAGGTGGAGATTTATTGTGCAGTGTGGTCACCAAAGAGCCATTTTGTCTCTGTCTTTTTCAGTCCTTTGGTGCCTTTGTAGCATCCAAGCAGGAAACAAGTCCAGATCCGAGGGGGAGTCCATCCTGGAGCTGCTGTGGTCGCACCTTTGCTGAGCATGCTGCCATTCACCAGCATGTCGCCAGAATGCATGCTGGTGAAATCCAACGGATGGCAATGGCCCAGTATGAGCACACGCTTAACCAAAAGCAAGAGGAAAAAGACGATGCCAAACTGCGTGATGAAAGTTTGTCCGTGGACGTCACTGCGTGGATGCCAGATGTTAGTCACATCCCAAAGGAGCAGTTTGAGAAGTAGCCACATTTTCAGCTGTTTTATATGCAACTTTTGTCTCAGTTTAACCCCATTCTTTTTCTTCTGCCCAGAGGTCCTGGCAAAGTTCTCCTTTACTATCGTTACTGCCGCGTCGAGAAGCCACACGTTGTCTGCGCTTGGCAGAGAGCTTTATGCCAGCGCCTCCATTTAACTGGCAAGGTACAGAGCCATCAAAGTTAAATGCAATGGTGGTAAACCTAAGTGCATTTTCAGGTATCAGAACTTTACTTGAGTTTTTGTTCTTCTGACGGAACaaacttttgttttcattggtGCCACGTTATCGAAATATTCTGTACAATGGTGACCTGAGATAGAAGTGACTCGACTTTTCTTGCTTGGACTTGCGAGCGCAAACTTCAGATACGAGAGTACTCTTTTCACCTCCGGCAAAATGTTCCTTAAAACCAAATATGTGTTGTCCTTCAGGTGAGGGTGGCCACAGAGGGCATCAACGGAACAGTAGGGGGCACCCGGATCGCCACTGAGCTCTACGTGGACGCATTGTGCTCACATCCTCTTTTCCACATGGAAAAAGAGGATTTTAAGGTAAGGTATTTGGCCAATACGACATCAATCATACACACATGGTCTGTCGTCTTGTGTTTGGGTCATGTATGTTTTTGGTCGACAATAGATGAAAGTGCATTTTCAACGGGCATACTGCTGCGATATCAACTTAGAAAAACTTCCATCCACAGTCCGATGCTCTGAGTTTACCAATGGTCGGAGTGAAGCAATGCAGACTTGGGGTGTATTTCCCAATGTACTCATGATTAGGGAGCAGGGACTTTGGGTGCGAGTCTTAGCTGTACTGTtttggcctttttcttttttttcccaaaaaagaaattcctccccaaaatgttttctttttcatgatgcattatttaatttttgcaaCTTGTACTCAGGGTTGTCTTTTCATCCGAAAAGTTGATCAAATTTGAttcatttatctatttattttgcgGACCCCAAAGCTAGTGCTCATGAACAATCAATCATACATATTGCAGCGGGGCATGTCCTGCCTAAAACTGAAATGGGATTCATAAATGTGTGACGCAACGGCGGAATATCCTACCTAGAACTCAAGTAGGTGTTATTTCTTTGCAGGGGATAGAAATACAGTTTATGAGTGCtgttatattgtctgtctacattactgcaccatttgtgttcacgTTAGGCTTTACACAATCAGAATTTTGCAAAAAATTGCAAAATTACTCTATAAGATGAAAATTGAACATGTACTTCTTTTCGGTGCGTgcacgtgtgcgcgtgcgtgtgtgtgcgtgcccgtgtgtctgtgtgtatgtgtgagatcAGACAAGCGATGGCGGTCCTGAGTGTTTCACGGACCTGAAGGTGGGGGTCTTTAAGGAAATTGTCCCGATGGGATTAGACCCTGACGTCATCTCCTACCATTTGGCAGGTACGTTACagttgctaggttgccatgacaaccggCGATTTAACTGTACTGATGAAATAAAGGTGATCTGCCTTACATCTTCGGTTATAAACACCAAAATCCAATGAAATTGGAATGTTGTGTAAAATGTTCTTAAAATTTCATTACAGTGAATTGCAAATTCTTTTCAACTTATATTTAATTATGACAGAAGATGTATAATGTTCAAAAGgattaacttttttttgtgcaaatttTCTATCTTTTTCAATTTGATGCCTGCAAACCTATTCCAAAAAAAATCGTTTGTGCAGTCAGTCGGTCATTCTTTATCAAGATAATGACATTGAGAACAGGTTCTCATTTGCACTCCTGACCTGACTAATGACCACAAATGATGATACAGGGACTaagatgtatttttatttttatttggactTAAATAAAGCGGTTACAGTTAACTCGTGTCTCACTGCACAGGAAATCATCTGGAGCCTGAGGAGTTTCACAAAGAGGTGGAGGCCTTCATGACTGAAGGGAATGTGCAGAGTGACACTATTCTACTGGACTGCCGCAACTTCTATGAAAGTAAAATTGTACGTAGTGACCTCTATTTATTGATCAGGCCACTTGCACCTTTTCCTGAACACACTCTTCTACCATTAGGGTCAGTTCTTGCACTGTCTGGCCCCTGACATCCGCAAGTTTAGCTACTTCCCGGACTACGTGGACCAGAACCTGGAACTCTTTAGAGACAAAAAGGTGCTCATGTACTGCACTGGAGGCATCCGCTGTGAGCGAGGCTCCGCTTACCTCCGCTCTAAAGTGAGATTAAactttttttggttttctttttttattatttgtaattATTGAATGTCATCAGTAGGTCTGTGCCAAGCACAGGTTTGACGGTTTaccgtgattaaaaaaaaaaagtcaaggtttCAATTTCTGCTTTTTTGAGGGGATTCCTAAACGAGATTATAATAATTTGGGAAATTTAGCTCTGTTTAATTATTTTGGCTTTGTTAGTTTTCATCAGGTAATTGTTTTTCAAAAACacttgttttagtttttttcttttagttagttttagtttttcAAGTGTTAAGACTTTTTCGCTTTAACTTTACTAACACCATGATACAGCAATATTTTCGCTCAGTTAGTATCATACCGTCAAAATCATATATTGGCCGATGCGTAGTCATGAGTGAACTGACGACAAAGTAGTTGCGTGATGTTCTAACAGGAGCCAGCATCGGTGTGAATGTACACAACGATTGTAACCCACTTTATAAATGCAGATCTGATTCAGGTGTCTTTTACATTTCTGCAAAAAACAGGTTTAAATGTTTTCTAAATATTGTTGCTTTATTATGCGCGAAATTATTTTAATGATTAAGATTCATTtaattcttttttattattattgactaATATTCAAATTCATTCAAATATTCTTTTCCCCATCAAACGGGTTATTTGTTGCGCACGTGTAGTATTATAATGGTTTTACGAGTTTGTTCCAGAGGAGCAACAACAAAACTTTCTGGTATTTCACAGGTGCCCTGGCAAAGGTATGCcagtggtatttttttttttataaatattttttttctttttgcagaacGTGTGCAAAGAAGTTTATCAGCTGAAAGGTGGAATCCACAAATACCTTGAACGCTTCCCAGAAGGCTTTTACCGCGGGAAGCTCTTTGTTTTCGACGAACGCTACGCCATTTCTTCCAACAATGATGTCATCGCTGGTGAGTCGCCCGCCCCCCCAATGTCCCCCTCCAGGCCTCTATATTCTTCCGTCCCGCTTCACGACTCTTAACCTGAATCCGTCTTTAGGTTGCAGCTACTGTGGACGACCCTGGGATCGCTACCAGCTGTGCACCACGCCCTTCTGCTGCCAGCTGGTGCTTTCCTGTCCCATTTGCCGCTCGGAAGGGCACACTGCCTGCTGCCCCGGCTGCCTCAGCGGCGGCGCACGGCGCAAAGAGGAATGCGAGTGCACCGACGGACGTCCCAGGATCCCTCAAGATGTGAATAATGATGACAGCCCGCTTC is a window of Syngnathus typhle isolate RoL2023-S1 ecotype Sweden linkage group LG1, RoL_Styp_1.0, whole genome shotgun sequence DNA encoding:
- the LOC133146857 gene encoding thiosulfate sulfurtransferase/rhodanese-like domain-containing protein 2 isoform X2, with the protein product MTLVCSEFLAWDLENACAPTNVMKEEKQLCASLRKFYNLNKRKSFGAFVASKQETSPDPRGSPSWSCCGRTFAEHAAIHQHVARMHAGEIQRMAMAQYEHTLNQKQEEKDDAKLRDESLSVDVTAWMPDVSHIPKEQFEKGPGKVLLYYRYCRVEKPHVVCAWQRALCQRLHLTGKVRVATEGINGTVGGTRIATELYVDALCSHPLFHMEKEDFKTSDGGPECFTDLKVGVFKEIVPMGLDPDVISYHLAGNHLEPEEFHKEVEAFMTEGNVQSDTILLDCRNFYESKIGQFLHCLAPDIRKFSYFPDYVDQNLELFRDKKVLMYCTGGIRCERGSAYLRSKNVCKEVYQLKGGIHKYLERFPEGFYRGKLFVFDERYAISSNNDVIAGCSYCGRPWDRYQLCTTPFCCQLVLSCPICRSEGHTACCPGCLSGGARRKEECECTDGRPRIPQDVNNDDSPLH
- the LOC133146857 gene encoding thiosulfate sulfurtransferase/rhodanese-like domain-containing protein 2 isoform X1: MLASELSCVTEISLKLCPIRIIRYLLDTLLARVLRHLVEDEFPRNIHEESFGAFVASKQETSPDPRGSPSWSCCGRTFAEHAAIHQHVARMHAGEIQRMAMAQYEHTLNQKQEEKDDAKLRDESLSVDVTAWMPDVSHIPKEQFEKGPGKVLLYYRYCRVEKPHVVCAWQRALCQRLHLTGKVRVATEGINGTVGGTRIATELYVDALCSHPLFHMEKEDFKTSDGGPECFTDLKVGVFKEIVPMGLDPDVISYHLAGNHLEPEEFHKEVEAFMTEGNVQSDTILLDCRNFYESKIGQFLHCLAPDIRKFSYFPDYVDQNLELFRDKKVLMYCTGGIRCERGSAYLRSKNVCKEVYQLKGGIHKYLERFPEGFYRGKLFVFDERYAISSNNDVIAGCSYCGRPWDRYQLCTTPFCCQLVLSCPICRSEGHTACCPGCLSGGARRKEECECTDGRPRIPQDVNNDDSPLH